A section of the Sceloporus undulatus isolate JIND9_A2432 ecotype Alabama chromosome 3, SceUnd_v1.1, whole genome shotgun sequence genome encodes:
- the TRIM59 gene encoding tripartite motif-containing protein 59, which yields MEVHHFEEELRCSICYNIFDDPRILPCSHTFCRNCLDSVLHMSSNFSVWRPLRLPLKCPNCRSIVEIPPSGTDSLPVNFALKAIIEKYQQEDHTAMATCSEHYRQPLNVYCLLDRKLVCGHCLTIGKHHGHPIDDLQSAYMKEKETPGKLLEELTDKHWSEVCSLMENLEEQKAQCESIVQQDKKTVLQYFKRLDDSLDHTKQALLAALDEVNMQIMAEYEPLIDKMKAIREEQLELMSLNTVIQNEESSPLHFLDKVEDMRKRVKALKKKPLPDINHVEIYPRMEEVLKAVCTKRCEINKILIPKIKLISKGKAFSHAKEKRPSKEWLWPLLPLGVILISLLVAITFFGQHLLSFINKVASPYVLGAFQTVYQDTSKRLQVAIEALCHTSNLFLDYLCSTSSSM from the exons ATG GAAGTACATCACTTTGAAGAGGAACTAAGATGTTCCATTTGTTATAATATATTTGATGACCCCCGCATTCTGCCATGTTCTCATACATTTTGTCGAAATTGTTTGGATAGTGTTCTTCACATGTCCAGCAATTTTTCCGTATGGAGACCCTTAAGGCTTCCACTGAAGTGTCCCAACTGTAGAAGTATTGTTGAAATTCCTCCATCTGGTACAGACTCTTTGCCTGTAAACTTTGCATTAAAAGCTATAATTGAAAAGTATCAGCAAGAGGACCATACGGCTATGGCTACTTGTAGTGAGCATTATAGACAGCCATTAAATGTTTACTGTCTTCTAGACAGAAAGTTAGTGTGTGGCCACTGTCTTACAATAGGAAAACATCATGGCCATCCTATTGATGATCTTCAAAGTGCCTacatgaaggaaaaagaaacaccTGGCAAACTACTTGAAGAACTGACTGATAAACACTGGAGTGAAGTATGTTCGCTAATGGAAAACCTGGAGGAACAGAAAGCTCAGTGTGAGAGCATTGTGCAACAGGATAAAAAAACTGTGTTGCAGTATTTTAAGAGACTTGATGATTCACTTGATCATACAAAACAAGCTTTGCTTGCAGCTTTGGATGAAGTGAACATGCAGATAATGGCAGAATATGAACCTCTCATTGACAAGATGAAAGCAATACGAGAAGAACAACTTGAGCTTATGTCACTGAATACAGTTATTCAGAACGAAGAGTCGTCACCCCTTCATTTTCTAGACAAGGTTGAGGATATGCGTAAGCGAGTTAAAGCACTGAAGAAAAAACCTTTACCAGATATTAACCATGTTGAAATCTATCCTCGAATGGAAGAAGTGTTGAAAGCTGTGTGCACCAAAAGATGTGAGATCAACAAAATTCTCAttcccaaaataaagctgatttcaAAAGGAAAAGCATTCAGCCATGCAAAAGAGAAAAGACCATCTAAAGAATGGTTGTGGCCCTTACTACCTTTGGGAGTTATACTGATTTCTTTGCTAGTGGCTATTACCTTCTTTGGACAACATTTATTATCATTTATAAATAAAGTAGCCTCTCCATATGTTCTAGGTGCCTTTCAAACAGTTTATCAAGACACAAGTAAGAGGTTGCAGGTAGCGATAGAAGCTTTGTGTCATACCTCTAATCTTTTTCTTGACTATCTGTGTAGCACTTCCTCTTCCATGTGA